The DNA sequence gaggcgacataaaattagaaagagtACCCACTGATGATAATTTAGTTGATCTTTTCACTAAACCGTTATGTATAGCAAAACACAACAAGCACTTTGAGAGCTTAGGTGTTAAGCATGTTGGTAGATGGCTTTGAATCAGTGGGAGTTAAAGTTGTATATGTCTTAGAAACATTTTGTGTTGAGACAATATTACTTGATCATATtctatgaaaatttaattttctatggGTTTTGTGCACTTATTGgaataattgttttaaatgtttgtctttattctaaatatttgTTCCCTTGAATTACGACTGTCGTTAATGGAGTGAGATATTAATGATGTagtataattctaaaatagcCCTAACTAATGATCATCAAGAATGAGATATTGATGATATGTTACAGGTTAGCATGAGGTTTGCATCACATTCTTCGAGAATGTAGTAGTTCTCACAACTATGAGATATTAGATACTCGTGATGGACACATGGTATACTTTGGAGAGTATTGGTATACCTTATTATTAAACTGTTTTGTTAAGTGTCTACAGTTTATTAGTGCATGAAGTATGTAATAGTCCTTGGATCTGAGGTcattacacattttttttgttgagtgGTGTGCTTTGATCTTGTCCAACGCTTTGCCTCCCAAAGGAGGATTGAGACACGGACCCGTGTTGGGTATATCataagataaatgaaaatggtagTTGAGCCAAGAATGAGATTCATTCCTCGATTAGAATTTCAAGAGAACACTCAAATTCTCTATATTACTTGACCATCAAGTCATTGGCCAATGCAAAGATATATTCGATTAAAGTAGTTGAATATGATCGAATGAGTCATTTAATAAAGGTAAGATAAAGTGATTGAACTATTTCGATGACACATAGCAAATCTTAGGCTCAATCGGGTGGTTCATGAATGAAAGGATATTACTATAAACTTTATGTAAAGGCTTGTTTACCAAATTCACATAAACGTCCTTCATATATCGAGCTACGCTGCCAATGCAGTCTAGGAGTTTTGTGCAGACTTCGATTAGATCGTCGTCGATAATGAGGGCCTAAAGGGTCACACTATAAGTGTATTTTGATCCGCTCAAGGGTACAAAGTTGGAACTGCGTATTATATCTAATGCTAGTCCAAGTGGGAGATTGAAAGGAAATGAGCTAGAATAAGATTAATATGGATTAAGTAATTATAGTTTggctataattataatagtccATAAGCCCAACAATCATGAAACCCTAGTGACTCTTCATCTATATAATGGTTATTTATTCTCCATTGTGGGACATGAGAAATAGCGtaacattagagagaaaatacgtAAAGCTTTGTAGAGAGAATTCCTAGCATTCTTCTACGGAGCAATTGTACCGGGATAGTTCCTGCATCGGATTGGATTGCACGTGGACCTCGATAGTAGTGGATTCAACTTGCAGGATTCAATCGCAgaagaaaacaacacaacaagtaAGATTTAGTTTCGTTGTGTTTTACATGCTCAACTTGCAATATGATTATTAATCTAGATCTGTATTCTTGTATGCAATTTCCGCTGCGCTCATTAGATGAATACAAGAATTCCTTACAGCATCGGTGGAGGCGTACTCGACAAGTTCGATGGAGAAAAGGGTAGCAAACATGAGATTTGTCATGGTGGTGAAGGTGGCTTCTCCGACGTTTATTGCTCGGCCCTCTCCGCTGCATTTACTGATGTATTCGACGAGCTTTCGCAGCCTCTCCAGCCTGATTTCTTGGCTGGCTTGGAGAGCTGGATTGGAGAAGAGCTTCTCTCTTGCTATTCTTCGCAGTTTCTTCCATTGATCGGAGCTGGCGGGGATCATGGGCATCGAGACCTCGTCGTGGCCGAGCACGCACACCGCGACCGGTGTGAACGCCTTGGCGAACACGAGGCCTTGTTTGTGGAGCACTTCTTTTGCTAGCTCGGGCGAGGAGACGACCACGGCGAGTTGGTTGCCGAGCTTGAGGGACATCAAGGGGCCGTAGGTTTTGGAGAGGCGGGCGAGGGACTTGTGGGGGTTTCGGCCAAGTTGGAGCATGTTTCCGAGTATCGGAAGACAAGGCGACCCCGGAGGGGACTTGCTATTGCTACGTGGTTTCCACCTTGAGTAGACGAGGCATGCTGCTAGGAAGGCAAGGGATAGAACAATCAAGAGTTgcatttttggtttgtttgttttctgtttGCATGCctcttgtttatttatatatagaaagtCATGCATGagttaattgattttgttgacTGAGCAcagtttaaatttatttttcttagaattcaattgaattgactCAGGGTGctgacaaaatatatatagttataatattatatactgGAACTAAGAAGATGTATAACACAGACAAGTGTTCAATTTAGTAACTAGGCCAcgcatttaattttgatgactAATCTTCTTTTtgaattcttttattttagaacTAATTAGGCCacgtatttaattttgatgactAACCTTCGTCTTGAATtcgtttattttattatatctttAGTAATTAGGAGGTGTactaaacatatatatatatatatataatcaggggtgtgttatattgctagCTCATCcctaaattgctaactacaactaaataataggtattagatttttaaattaaaggtgaagATCATTCAACCCTTGAGTATTAATATCAtgcacaaaaaatatcaataagggtattaatgacaattaactacaaaattagttataactaacttttaaaagaaattccaaaactttaaattcatataacatatatcaaattaaagataattttataaggattccaactatatcctacatgcatatgtttcgacgtcaaaatttgaaaaaaaatttgaattttttaaattttttccatACAGCAGATATGtcaacatactccctccatccgccattaggagtccctcACTTTTGCGCtatcgttttataaaaatgataaaaaatagttaaagtggagacatagtaaattaagagagagaataattttgagaagagtcttaattacattattctctctttcactttacaatttctccactttaattatttattatcatttttacaaaacaagtgtaaaccgagactcctaatggcagacagagggagtactatataaaatatgtcaatataataatatcaatataagcaatgggttaacattcttaaagcattgtgttgacattctcaaagcattgtgttgatattttcgaaacgctatattgacattttcatccaaaaccctaatttagaatttttttttatctttttcaatttaattaataaaaataaaaattacacgtggcaattgtagaccacatgttttctaaaatcctatcaccttaaattagttgtaattaacaattaaataatgaattaacaattgatcactccttaagcatatataataaaatcccatttaaaatatataggaa is a window from the Salvia hispanica cultivar TCC Black 2014 chromosome 1, UniMelb_Shisp_WGS_1.0, whole genome shotgun sequence genome containing:
- the LOC125199051 gene encoding carnosic acid synthase-like — encoded protein: MQLLIVLSLAFLAACLVYSRWKPRSNSKSPPGSPCLPILGNMLQLGRNPHKSLARLSKTYGPLMSLKLGNQLAVVVSSPELAKEVLHKQGLVFAKAFTPVAVCVLGHDEVSMPMIPASSDQWKKLRRIAREKLFSNPALQASQEIRLERLRKLVEYISKCSGEGRAINVGEATFTTMTNLMFATLFSIELVEYASTDAVRNSCIHLMSAAEIAYKNTDLD